The DNA sequence GTCGGAACCTTCGCATTCATCGGTGATTTCATAGAAAACTTAACTGGGATACAACGTTTAAAAGATTTGCATCCCCACGGTATTTTAATCAGATGATTTATGTTTCGGGTGATGGATATGAAAAAGGTAAGGAAGGTCATTATCATGGGTGCCGCAGGTAGGGATTTCCACAATTTCAACGTACTGTTCCGTAACAATCCCAACTATAAGGTAGTAGGGTTCACGGCTGCACAGATACCACATATCGAAAACCGAACATATCCGAAGGAACTTGCCGGTCCATCCTATCCCAAAGGTATACGGATCTTCCCGGAGGACGAACTGAAGGATCTGATCAGTAAGAAGAAGGTAGACCTGTGCGTGCTCTCGTATTCAGACCTGTCCAATCAAACAGTGATGGAGAAGGCTGCAACGGTTAATTCTGCGGGTGCGGATTTTATGCTAATCGCGCCGTCACACACGATGCTCAGATCACGTAAACCGGTGATCTCGGTGTGCGCCGTAAGAACCGGTTGCGGCAAATCACAGACGACACGATGGGTGGTCCAGCGGATCAAAAGGTTCGGGTTAAAACCCGTAGTCGTCAGACATCCCATGCCCTACGGCGACCTGAAGAAACAGATGGTCCAACGGTTTGCCGATTACGAAGACCTGGATAAGTACAACTGCACCATCGAAGAAAGGGAAGAGTACGAACAACATATTAAAGATGGAACGGTTGTGTATGCAGGGGTGGACTATGAAAGGATACTGAGGTCCGCTGAAAAAGAAGGTGATGTAATCGTATGGGACGGTGGTAACAACGATACTCCGTTCTTTAAACCTGACCTTCACATTGTAGTCACCGATGCTTTAAGACCGGATCACGAAAGAACCTATTATCCGGGATTAACCAACCTGATGATGGCGGACATAGTAATCATCAACAAAGAGAACACCGCACCCAAAGAGAATATAGAACGGATCATCAAAAACGTCAGACGGTTCAACAGGCATGCTAAAATAGTTCATGCCGACTCGGTTCTGAAACCCGACAAGAAGATAAAACGAGGTTCGAGAGTTATAGTGATCGAAGACGGACCCACGCTGACCCACGGCGGTATGCCGTACGGTGCCGGATACGTGATCGCTAAAAGATACGGTGCCAGAATTGTCGATGCATCAAGGTACGCCGCCGGTGAGATCAAAGATGTCTACAGAACCTACCCCCATCTGAAGAACGTGTTACCTGCCATGGGTTACTCGGAAAAACAGATCGCAGACCTCAGAACGAGCATACTTAATGCCAAACCAGATGCGGTGATCGCAGGTACTCCGATCAATCTTGAACGTCTTCTGAAAATAGACATCCCTGTTGTTCACGTTCGCTATTCACTGAAACCTAAGAACAATCTGTTAACCCGTGTAATCAAGGATGCAGTGACAAAGTGCGTGACTAATGTTTGAACAACCCGGGATAAACAAGGTTCAGTGCTATCACTGCCAAAACCAATAGGGTGCCGCCGATGTACCAGTACCAACATACACCGAACATCGAACCGTAATCATGACCGTAAAACATGCAAAGATGACGAGTTTCGAAAGACACGTTCGACGCATTTGTAAGATATGACCCGAACACAACCTTCCTTGCTTCTAAAGGTATTTCAATCTGACCGTTCTCATCAGGACGAAACGGACCGTACGTTTTACCATCTTCATCTATTAAATACACCATTACATCAGATGCAGGATTACCTGTTGAATCATGGATCGTCAGATACCGTCTCCCGATAAAGATGACTTTCTCCGAACCCGATGCGCCCTGACCCTCAGTATCTTCGTGACGATATTCTGTCGGATGCGACGCATTCGACCGATCCTGAACGTCCGGAAACTGTTCGTGCACCGATTCGTTTGCTCCCTCGACAGGTTGACATGAATGGTCCACACAAACCATCCCTGCACCGCAATCGGCATCGTAACAACATTCGTAGTGCACACAACGATGATTATCTATGTATCCGCAGACGCATTCCAGTTTTTTACATGTTCCGTTATCGCAGAACTCATCATAGCCGCAATCCGAATCGGTAGTGCATGACACAGAAAGAGCGGTTTGATTGGATGTCTCGACGGTTTCGTTAGATGTCTCGTTCATCGTCCGGTTGCGCGGAACGTACGAACAGTTTACCGTAATCTGAAATTCGTAGGATTTATATCTATCCTTACGCACGTACGCGGAATACACTCCGTTATCCAACTCGAACATCACGTATCCGTTTGCATCGGTGTAGTTAGCGCTCAGAAGATATTTGTACGAACCTACAACCCTGCTAACAGAAACCCTGGCATTAGAGACGGGATCACCTTCAGAACTCACATAAAACGAAACCTCTGCAAACGTATCTCTACAAGAGATGTTTGCCACGGCTTCTAGACGAGGTTTACGTTTGGACGACGAGGATGAAGACGCACGTCTGTTGACGGTTAACAAAGCAGATGTTTGTGCAGAGGTATAGTTTTGAGACCCTGAAGCGTTACATGTGTAGTTGTAAACGTTCGGGTCGAGTGTTCCCACATCAGGGTTAGAAACCGCCGTACCGTTCCTGTACAATGTAACGGATACCTCATCATTGTTTGCGGTACAACTCACATTTGTCGCGGTTGGATAGGTTACCTCCCACGATGGCGAAACCGACAATGTAAGTATTGTCGGTGCTTTAGTTATGTTCACATATACTAGAACGGATGCTATGTTATTGTAAGTGTCGTTCACACTCAAGTTCAACGGATAAACACCGGTTGCAAGAGCCGTTCGGTTAACCAGTTCTCCTGTGGTACCGTTAATGTAAAAGTGTGTAGTATCGTTTATCCAATATCTGTCGATACCCGATGTATCGGTGGCATTGAAATCGTAGTGAACGGGATCACCGTAGGTAACAGTAATGTTTGCAACATCTGTCCATGAAGGCAGAGTTGTGTCCACATTTATCCTCCTCACTTCTGTACTGTTCGTGTTACCGAAGGTGTCCTTAACAACAAAGAAATAGTCATAACTACCGTCGGATAAACCGCTCTTGTTCACGGATAACCAGTAGTTCGGTGAACTGCCGGACAGGTCACCGACATCGTATTGGGTCACGCTACCGCTCCAGTTCAGCAGAACCTTGTCCACAAACACCTCTGTTATGCTTATGTTCAGGACCACCCAATCCCGATTCGTTTTAGAATCGTTTACAGGAGTGGGCGGTACGAAAGATACCTGTGGAGGATGCGTATCGAGAAGGATCGTCCGTGTCTCGGTTCGGTTCAGGTTGCCTGCCTGATCCTGTGCAGTAGCGTTCAGGTAATACGTGCCGTCGGACAAACCTGTAAAGTTGTGATAACAAGGTGACGAAGAACATGTGTGATGTTCCACGGATGAACCGTACAGGTATATCGTAACGGATGAAAGATGGGTGTCAGAAGCGGTAACGTTCGCACTGACCCAATCCTGAGCATAATTACCCGATGCAGTCGTAGGCGATACAAAATCTATCGATGGAGCGACCGGATCAAAAGTTATATGACGTTGGGCAGTATTTGCAAGGTTGCCGTGGGTGTCGACGCAATAAACTGTAAAGACATGGTCGCCATCAACATCGGTTTTGTTCAAGTACCAGTTGGTATCCGAACCGTCCATGGTAATGTTCGACGCGTCCCATTCCAGAACACAACTACCCGATTCGTCAAGCGTTACATTTATAAATGTCCAGTTTCGCGGAACCATCGAACCGTCGGGGTCCGTCGGTGGGACGAAGGAGATCGTCGGCGGTGTCAGATCGCATACACCGTCCCACGAAGAACCGTTAATATAGTACAACTTGTAGTTCGATGAAGGAGTGCTGTTTGTGTACGCAATCACGAACGTTCCGGGGCATAAAGAAACTCCGGTGAGATGGTAATATCCAGCCACAGATAATAACCCCTCTT is a window from the Candidatus Micrarchaeota archaeon genome containing:
- a CDS encoding GTPase, which codes for MDMKKVRKVIIMGAAGRDFHNFNVLFRNNPNYKVVGFTAAQIPHIENRTYPKELAGPSYPKGIRIFPEDELKDLISKKKVDLCVLSYSDLSNQTVMEKAATVNSAGADFMLIAPSHTMLRSRKPVISVCAVRTGCGKSQTTRWVVQRIKRFGLKPVVVRHPMPYGDLKKQMVQRFADYEDLDKYNCTIEEREEYEQHIKDGTVVYAGVDYERILRSAEKEGDVIVWDGGNNDTPFFKPDLHIVVTDALRPDHERTYYPGLTNLMMADIVIINKENTAPKENIERIIKNVRRFNRHAKIVHADSVLKPDKKIKRGSRVIVIEDGPTLTHGGMPYGAGYVIAKRYGARIVDASRYAAGEIKDVYRTYPHLKNVLPAMGYSEKQIADLRTSILNAKPDAVIAGTPINLERLLKIDIPVVHVRYSLKPKNNLLTRVIKDAVTKCVTNV